From the genome of Candidatus Hydrogenedentota bacterium:
GCGCCGGGATGGGCGCATACAAATTTTTATTGGCGCCCCGGCTGAACGCGGAGGCAGAAAAAAACCACGAGGAGGAATTGCCGTCCAACGCCATACCGGCGACATCCGTCGTGTATGATTTTCCCGAGGCACAGACCGCCGTGGCGAACAGCGATCCCAACGCGCCGACATCGGTGCTCATCTACACGGTTTCGATGGTGTGCCAAAACGAGGAAACCAAGGCGCTGGTGGAGAAGAACAAGCAGTGGTTCGTCGCGATGTTGGCCGATTTGCACCGGGGACGAACCCGCGAGGAACTGGACGATGCCGCCGTTCAGAAAAGCATTCGCGAACAAGCCCGCGAAGAGGCCGATGCCCTGTTGCGTCGTTTTCAGACCAAGCCTAACCCGGAAATCAAGATTATCGAGGTGCTTCACACCAAGTTTACGGTGTACGTGCTATGAACCGTTTCCGCCAACCCGAACCCCAAGCGCATGAATTTGACGAAGTACAGTCTTCGGCGGATGTTTCCGGAGAGCACTTGGGTATCGAAGACCTGAAAAAGGTGCGGCTTGTGCTGACCATTGACTTGGGGCAAACCACCCTCGCCGTCCGCGACGTGCTTGAACTCAAGCAAGG
Proteins encoded in this window:
- a CDS encoding FliM/FliN family flagellar motor switch protein → MNRFRQPEPQAHEFDEVQSSADVSGEHLGIEDLKKVRLVLTIDLGQTTLAVRDVLELKQGSVVPLNKLAGEMTDIFVNGIPLAKGEIVVIADGIHVRIAEIIGATPVEEKEEGEYDA